One part of the Rhea pennata isolate bPtePen1 chromosome 29, bPtePen1.pri, whole genome shotgun sequence genome encodes these proteins:
- the NACA gene encoding nascent polypeptide-associated complex subunit alpha isoform X3, translating into MPGEATETIPATEQELPQPQAETGSGTESDSDESVPELEEQDSTQATTQQAQLAAAAEIDEEPVSKAKQSRSEKKARKAMSKLGLRQVTGVTRVTIRKSKNILFVITKPDVYKSPASDTYIVFGEAKIEDLSQQAQLAAAEKFKVQGEAVSNIQENTQTPTVQEESEEEEVDETGVEVKDIELVMSQANVSRAKAVRALKNNSNDIVNAIMELTM; encoded by the exons ATGCCTGGTGAAGCTACAGAAACCATCCCCGCCACAGAGCAGGAGCTGCCGCAGCCGCAGGCTGAGACAG GGTCCGGAACAGAATCTGACAGTGATGAATCTGTACCAGAACTTGAAGAACAAGACTCTACACAGGCCACGACACAGCAGGCACAG cttgcagcagcagctgaaatagATGAAGAACCTGTTAGCAAAGCTAAACAGAGTCGGAGTGAAAAGAAAGCACGAAAG gcaatgtCTAAGCTGGGCCTTCGCCAAGTCACAGGAGTAACCAGAGTCACCATTCGGAAATCTAAGAACATCCTCTTTGTCATCACAAAGCCAGACGTATACAAGAGCCCAGCATCAGACACCTACATCGTCTTTGGCGAAGCGAAG aTCGAGGATCTGTCCCAGcaggcccagctggcagctgctGAGAAGTTCAAAGTGCAAGGAGAAGCTGTCTCAAACATCCAAGAAAACACACAGACCCCCACCGTGCAGGAGGagagtgaggaggaagag GTTGACGAAACCGGTGTGGAAGTGAAAGATATCGAGCTGGTCATGTCCCAGGCGAACGTGTCCCGAGCAAAGGCAGTCCGTGCCCTGAAGAACAACAGTAACGATATTGTAAATGCTATAATG gaATTGACGATGTAG
- the PTGES3 gene encoding prostaglandin E synthase 3 isoform X1 produces the protein MQPASAKWYDRRDYVFIEFCVEDSKDVNVNFEKSKLTFSCLGGSDNFKHLNEIDLFNNIDPNESKHKRTDRSILCCLRKGESGQAWPRLTKERAKLNWLSVDFNNWKDWEDDSDEDMSNFDRFSEMMNNMGGDEDVDLPEVDGADDKCQIWSKENCRLQGLGKELHHNIS, from the exons at GCAGCCTGCTTCTGCGAAGTGGTACGACCGAAGGGACTATGTCTTTATTGAATTTTGCGTTGAAGACAGTAAAGATGTTAatgtaaattttgaaaaatccaaACTTACATTCAG ttgtcttggaggaagtgataactttaaacatttaaatgaaattgaCCTTTTTAATAATATTGATCCAAAT gagTCAAAGCATAAAAGAACAGACAGATCTATCTTGTGTTGTTTACGAAAAGGAGAATCTGGTCAGGCATGGCCAAGGTTAACAAAAGAGAGGGCAAAG CTCAACTGGCTCAGTGTGGATTTCAACAACTGGAAAGACTGGGAAGATGATTCAGATGAAGACATGTCCAATTTTGATCGCTTTTCTGAG ATGATGAACAACATGGGTGGAGATGAAGATGTAGACTTGCCAGAAGTAGATGGGGCAGATGAC AAATGCCAGATCTGGAGTAAGGAAAACTGTCGTCTTCAGGGTTTGGGGAAAGAACTTCATCACAACATTTCATAA
- the NACA gene encoding nascent polypeptide-associated complex subunit alpha isoform X2, which produces MPGEATETIPATEQELPQPQAETAVLHAAHSPALTPSPSPAAAPGPAGLAPSAGQPSPATAMPTAACPPDPAPASPAPPSPLVVPAAVMPVFSVPPQLPTPAPQVPVTTSPSPPPALVPQSLTSFAAPGSPGPSDGPVTSAAPGLPAPVSLAVAADPALVTPAPLTTTPVTAVSPVSPGSPPAALTSVKAAPFAAPLSPAGAAAQAPLPAPSSVSPSSPGAAPPTVPVTPSCPLVAPSAKTSPLGASPLFLPASAALPEAVTCPHTPGSPPVATPLCLFTAPAAVSPVCAPAAPASPGSPASLPLASALAMASPQTPTPDSPLPPLIPPECPALAGAVSPPAFLISPKAAVPSSPPAPLIPTGMSPGSPAAAPQGPAPGTPVVPSAAQICPAGPASPLAASAAAGSLPAAPALAGPASSPAPITAVAAKATPADPACPMAAPAAAPVADATPVTGAPVPPSVPTTPPGSPNSQAVPAVATVAAPVAPALSKTSLGAAASAAGTPAPMSPVSLQTAPLAAAPSAPSAPVISLPITSAMAAPSTPPAAISPPLSPATSLSAPATFHSAPATPGLAAPAPPAPSTPPAAKSPPVSPVAAPSAPPTPATPGLAAPAAPPAPSTPPAAKSPPVSPVAAPSAPPTPATPGLAAPAAPPAPSTPPAAKSPPVSPVAAPSAPPTPAAPGLAAPAAPPAPSTPPAAKSPPVSPVAAPSAPPTPATPGLAAPAAPPAPSTPPAAKSPPVSPVAAPSAPPTPAIPGLADPAAPSTPPAAKSPPVGPVAAPSAPRTPATPGLAAPAAPPAPSTPPAAKSPPVSPVAAPSAPPTPASPGLAAPAAPPAPSTPPAAKSPPVSPVAAPSAPPTPAAPGLAAPAAPPAPSTPPAAKSPPVSPVAAPSAPPTPAAPGLAAPAAPPAPSTPPAAKSPPVSPVAAPSAPPTPASPGLAAPAAPPAPSTPPAAKSPPVSPVAAPSAPPTPATPGLAAPAAPPAPSTPPAAKLPPVSPVAAPSAPPTPAAPGLTAPGGPSPARSSPMSPVAAPSAPAPAPAPPAASMSPVHDILAAAPGAAAASVPVSPACPVLGVPDALPKPSAGVTAPAASPAVSPAPQKPAAKLPASATGGNLTPPASSAPAVSPTKKQPPSAKLPKLAPRAPPSKPPSKAPAPICAAVDDDDLPPLIPPEVPAVEPPLQPILVDLSPRAAVAPAEAPAPPAKQSVMKNDKGSGTESDSDESVPELEEQDSTQATTQQAQLAAAAEIDEEPVSKAKQSRSEKKARKAMSKLGLRQVTGVTRVTIRKSKNILFVITKPDVYKSPASDTYIVFGEAKIEDLSQQAQLAAAEKFKVQGEAVSNIQENTQTPTVQEESEEEEVDETGVEVKDIELVMSQANVSRAKAVRALKNNSNDIVNAIMELTM; this is translated from the exons ATGCCTGGTGAAGCTACAGAAACCATCCCCGCCACAGAGCAGGAGCTGCCGCAGCCGCAGGCTGAGACAG CTGTTCTTCATGCTGCTCATTCCCCAGCTCTGACTCCGTCTCcatcccctgcagctgctccaggtCCTGCTGGCCTGGCTCCCTCAGctgggcagcccagccctgccacaGCCATGCCTACTGCTGCCTGCCCTCCAGACCCTGCACCAGCCTCTCCTGCCCCGCCTTCCCCACTTGTGGTCCCAGCTGCAGTGATGCCTGTGTTTTCTGTTCCCCCGCAGCTCCCTACCCCAGCTCCACAGGTCCCAGTTACtacttctccttcccctcctccagccTTGGTTCCGCAGTCCCTGACCAGTTTTGCAGCCCCAGGATCTCCAGGGCCTTCTGATGGCCCAGTTACCTCTGCAGCCCCAGGACTCCCAGCCCCAGTGTCTCTTGCTGTGGCTGCTGATCCAGCCCTGGTGACACCAGCTCCCCTTACCACCACTCCTGTGACTGCTGTTTCCCCCGTAAGCCCTGGTTCTCCCCCAGCAGCTCTCACTTCTGTGAAAGCTGCTCCATTTGCTGCCCCTCTGAgccctgctggagctgctgcccaggcccctctgcctgctcctTCCTCAGTGTCTCCCAGCAGCCCAGGAGCTGCCCCACCTACTGTCCCAGTAACCCCTTCCTGTCCCCTTGTGGCACCATCTGCAAAGACATCTCCCCTGGGAGCAAGTCCCCTTTTCCTGCCAGCTTCAGCTGCTCTTCCTGAGGCTGTGACTTGTCCTCACACCCCAGGCTCTCCCCCTGTTGCTACCCCTCTCTGTCTTTTCACAGCACCAGCTGCAGTCTCTCCGGTTTGTGCCCCTGCAGCGCCAGCCTCTCCTGGGAGCCCTGCCTCTCTCCCTCTGGCTTCTGCTTTGGCCATGGCCTCTCCCCAGACCCCAACCCCTGACTCTCCCCTGCCCCCTCTCATTCCGCCTGAGTGCCCAGCTCTGGCAGGTGCCGTCTCTCCACCTGCTTTCCTGATTTCCCCCAAGGCAGCAGTCCCTTCATCACCCCCAGCCCCTTTGATACCAACTGGGATGTCACCTgggagccctgctgctgccccacaAGGCCCAGCCCCTGGCACTCCAGTTGTTCCTTCTGCGGCCCAGATCTGTCCTGCAGGCCCTGCCTCTCCCCTggcagcctctgctgctgctggttctcttcctgcagcaccAGCTTTGGCAGGTCCTGCTTCCTCCCCAGCTCCCATCACCGCTGTGGCAGCCAAAGCCACCCCTGCAGACCCTGCCTGTCCCATggctgccccagctgctgcccctgTTGCTGATGCAACACCAGTCACAGGAGCCCCAGTCCCTCCCTCTGTGCCAACGACACCTCCTGGGAGCCCAAACTCTCAGGCAGTGCCTGCTGTGGCCACTGTGGCAGCTCCAGTCGCTCCTGCACTgtccaaaacctctctgggagctgctgcatcTGCCGCAGGGACACCGGCTCCGATGAGTCCAGTTTCCCTGCAGACAGCTCCTTTGGCTGCTGCTCCATCTGCTCCTTCAGCCCCTGTCATCTCTTTACCCATCACATCAGCGATGGCAGCTCCATCCACCCCTCCAGCAGCCATATCTCCTCCCCTGAGCCCTGCCACTTCCCTTTCTGCTCCTGCCACTTTCCATTCTGCTCCTGCCACACCAGGactggcagctcctgctccacCAGCTCCATCCACCCCTCCGGCAGCCAAATCACCTCCTGTGAGCCCTGTGGCTGCCCCATCTgctcctcccaccccagccACACCAGGgcttgcagctcctgctgctccaccAGCTCCATCCACCCCTCCAGCAGCCAAATCACCTCCCGTGAGCCCTGTGGCTGCCCCATCTgctcctcccaccccagccACACCAGGgcttgcagctcctgctgctccaccAGCTCCATCCACCCCTCCAGCAGCCAAATCACCTCCCGTGAGCCCTGTGGCTGCCCCATCTgctcctcccaccccagccGCACCAGGgcttgcagctcctgctgctccaccAGCTCCATCCACCCCTCCAGCAGCCAAATCACCTCCCGTGAGCCCTGTGGCTGCCCCATCTgctcctcccaccccagccACACCAGGgcttgcagctcctgctgctccaccAGCTCCATCCACCCCTCCAGCAGCCAAATCACCTCCCGTGAGCCCTGTGGCTGCCCCATCTgctcctcccaccccagccATACCAGGACTGGCAGATCCTGCTGCTCCATCCACCCCTCCAGCAGCCAAATCGCCTCCCGTGGGCCCTGTGGCTGCCCCATCTGCTCCTCGCACCCCAGCCACACCAGGgcttgcagctcctgctgctccaccAGCTCCATCCACCCCTCCAGCAGCCAAATCGCCTCCCGTGAGCCCTGTGGCTGCCCCATCTGCACCTCCCACCCCAGCCTCACCAGGgcttgcagctcctgctgctccaccAGCTCCATCCACCCCTCCAGCAGCCAAATCACCTCCCGTGAGCCCTGTGGCTGCCCCATCTgctcctcccaccccagccGCACCAGGgcttgcagctcctgctgctccaccAGCTCCATCCACCCCTCCAGCAGCCAAATCACCTCCTGTGAGCCCTGTGGCTGCCCCATCTgctcctcccaccccagccGCACCAGGgcttgcagctcctgctgctccaccAGCTCCATCCACCCCTCCAGCAGCCAAATCACCTCCTGTGAGCCCTGTGGCTGCCCCATCTgctcctcccaccccagcctcaccagggcttgcagctcctgctgctccaccAGCTCCATCTACCCCTCCAGCAGCCAAATCACCTCCCGTGAGCCCTGTGGCTGCCCCATCTgctcctcccaccccagccACACCAGGgcttgcagctcctgctgctccaccAGCTCCATCCACCCCTCCAGCAGCCAAATTGCCTCCCGTGAGTCCTGTGGCTGCCCCATCTgctcctcccaccccagccGCACCAGGGCTCACAGCTCCTGGTGGCCCTTCACCAGCCAGATCATCCCCCATGAGCCCTGTGGCTGCCCCAtcagcccctgccccagctccagcccctccTGCTGCTAGCATGAGCCCTGTGCATGACATACtagctgcagctccaggagctgctgccgcATCTGTGCCCGTCTCTCCTGCTTGCCCAGTCCTGGGGGTTCCTGATGCCCTCCCTAAGCCATCTGCTGGGGTCACTGCCCCTGCAGCCTCCCCTGCTGTCAGTCCTGCCCCCCAGAAACCAGCTGCCAAGCTTCCTGCCTCTGCCACAGGGGGTAACCTCACCCCGCCTGCTTCCTCTGCACCTGCCGTTTCCCCCACTAAAAAGCAACCTCCTTCAGCTAAGCTCCCTAAGCTGGCTCCACGTGCCCCCCCATCCAAACCTCCATCAAAAGCCCCAGCCCCAATCTGTGCTGCTGTCGACGACGATGACCTGCCACCTCTGATCCCCCCAGAGGTGCCTGCTGTCGAACCGCCTTTGCAGCCCATCCTGGTGGACCTCTCACCCAGAGCAGCTGTGGCCCCTGCTGAGgccccagctcctccagctaAGCAGTCTGTGATGAAGAATGACAAGG GGTCCGGAACAGAATCTGACAGTGATGAATCTGTACCAGAACTTGAAGAACAAGACTCTACACAGGCCACGACACAGCAGGCACAG cttgcagcagcagctgaaatagATGAAGAACCTGTTAGCAAAGCTAAACAGAGTCGGAGTGAAAAGAAAGCACGAAAG gcaatgtCTAAGCTGGGCCTTCGCCAAGTCACAGGAGTAACCAGAGTCACCATTCGGAAATCTAAGAACATCCTCTTTGTCATCACAAAGCCAGACGTATACAAGAGCCCAGCATCAGACACCTACATCGTCTTTGGCGAAGCGAAG aTCGAGGATCTGTCCCAGcaggcccagctggcagctgctGAGAAGTTCAAAGTGCAAGGAGAAGCTGTCTCAAACATCCAAGAAAACACACAGACCCCCACCGTGCAGGAGGagagtgaggaggaagag GTTGACGAAACCGGTGTGGAAGTGAAAGATATCGAGCTGGTCATGTCCCAGGCGAACGTGTCCCGAGCAAAGGCAGTCCGTGCCCTGAAGAACAACAGTAACGATATTGTAAATGCTATAATG gaATTGACGATGTAG
- the PTGES3 gene encoding prostaglandin E synthase 3 isoform X2 — MQPASAKWYDRRDYVFIEFCVEDSKDVNVNFEKSKLTFSCLGGSDNFKHLNEIDLFNNIDPNESKHKRTDRSILCCLRKGESGQAWPRLTKERAKLNWLSVDFNNWKDWEDDSDEDMSNFDRFSEMMNNMGGDEDVDLPEVDGADDDSPDSDDEKMPDLE; from the exons at GCAGCCTGCTTCTGCGAAGTGGTACGACCGAAGGGACTATGTCTTTATTGAATTTTGCGTTGAAGACAGTAAAGATGTTAatgtaaattttgaaaaatccaaACTTACATTCAG ttgtcttggaggaagtgataactttaaacatttaaatgaaattgaCCTTTTTAATAATATTGATCCAAAT gagTCAAAGCATAAAAGAACAGACAGATCTATCTTGTGTTGTTTACGAAAAGGAGAATCTGGTCAGGCATGGCCAAGGTTAACAAAAGAGAGGGCAAAG CTCAACTGGCTCAGTGTGGATTTCAACAACTGGAAAGACTGGGAAGATGATTCAGATGAAGACATGTCCAATTTTGATCGCTTTTCTGAG ATGATGAACAACATGGGTGGAGATGAAGATGTAGACTTGCCAGAAGTAGATGGGGCAGATGAC gACTCACCAGACAGTGATGATGAGA AAATGCCAGATCTGGAGTAA
- the NACA gene encoding nascent polypeptide-associated complex subunit alpha isoform X1, which produces MPGEATETIPATEQELPQPQAETAPGTAPPVEAPAVLHAAHSPALTPSPSPAAAPGPAGLAPSAGQPSPATAMPTAACPPDPAPASPAPPSPLVVPAAVMPVFSVPPQLPTPAPQVPVTTSPSPPPALVPQSLTSFAAPGSPGPSDGPVTSAAPGLPAPVSLAVAADPALVTPAPLTTTPVTAVSPVSPGSPPAALTSVKAAPFAAPLSPAGAAAQAPLPAPSSVSPSSPGAAPPTVPVTPSCPLVAPSAKTSPLGASPLFLPASAALPEAVTCPHTPGSPPVATPLCLFTAPAAVSPVCAPAAPASPGSPASLPLASALAMASPQTPTPDSPLPPLIPPECPALAGAVSPPAFLISPKAAVPSSPPAPLIPTGMSPGSPAAAPQGPAPGTPVVPSAAQICPAGPASPLAASAAAGSLPAAPALAGPASSPAPITAVAAKATPADPACPMAAPAAAPVADATPVTGAPVPPSVPTTPPGSPNSQAVPAVATVAAPVAPALSKTSLGAAASAAGTPAPMSPVSLQTAPLAAAPSAPSAPVISLPITSAMAAPSTPPAAISPPLSPATSLSAPATFHSAPATPGLAAPAPPAPSTPPAAKSPPVSPVAAPSAPPTPATPGLAAPAAPPAPSTPPAAKSPPVSPVAAPSAPPTPATPGLAAPAAPPAPSTPPAAKSPPVSPVAAPSAPPTPAAPGLAAPAAPPAPSTPPAAKSPPVSPVAAPSAPPTPATPGLAAPAAPPAPSTPPAAKSPPVSPVAAPSAPPTPAIPGLADPAAPSTPPAAKSPPVGPVAAPSAPRTPATPGLAAPAAPPAPSTPPAAKSPPVSPVAAPSAPPTPASPGLAAPAAPPAPSTPPAAKSPPVSPVAAPSAPPTPAAPGLAAPAAPPAPSTPPAAKSPPVSPVAAPSAPPTPAAPGLAAPAAPPAPSTPPAAKSPPVSPVAAPSAPPTPASPGLAAPAAPPAPSTPPAAKSPPVSPVAAPSAPPTPATPGLAAPAAPPAPSTPPAAKLPPVSPVAAPSAPPTPAAPGLTAPGGPSPARSSPMSPVAAPSAPAPAPAPPAASMSPVHDILAAAPGAAAASVPVSPACPVLGVPDALPKPSAGVTAPAASPAVSPAPQKPAAKLPASATGGNLTPPASSAPAVSPTKKQPPSAKLPKLAPRAPPSKPPSKAPAPICAAVDDDDLPPLIPPEVPAVEPPLQPILVDLSPRAAVAPAEAPAPPAKQSVMKNDKGSGTESDSDESVPELEEQDSTQATTQQAQLAAAAEIDEEPVSKAKQSRSEKKARKAMSKLGLRQVTGVTRVTIRKSKNILFVITKPDVYKSPASDTYIVFGEAKIEDLSQQAQLAAAEKFKVQGEAVSNIQENTQTPTVQEESEEEEVDETGVEVKDIELVMSQANVSRAKAVRALKNNSNDIVNAIMELTM; this is translated from the exons ATGCCTGGTGAAGCTACAGAAACCATCCCCGCCACAGAGCAGGAGCTGCCGCAGCCGCAGGCTGAGACAG CCCCTGGTACTGCCCCTCCTGTTGAAGCACCAG CTGTTCTTCATGCTGCTCATTCCCCAGCTCTGACTCCGTCTCcatcccctgcagctgctccaggtCCTGCTGGCCTGGCTCCCTCAGctgggcagcccagccctgccacaGCCATGCCTACTGCTGCCTGCCCTCCAGACCCTGCACCAGCCTCTCCTGCCCCGCCTTCCCCACTTGTGGTCCCAGCTGCAGTGATGCCTGTGTTTTCTGTTCCCCCGCAGCTCCCTACCCCAGCTCCACAGGTCCCAGTTACtacttctccttcccctcctccagccTTGGTTCCGCAGTCCCTGACCAGTTTTGCAGCCCCAGGATCTCCAGGGCCTTCTGATGGCCCAGTTACCTCTGCAGCCCCAGGACTCCCAGCCCCAGTGTCTCTTGCTGTGGCTGCTGATCCAGCCCTGGTGACACCAGCTCCCCTTACCACCACTCCTGTGACTGCTGTTTCCCCCGTAAGCCCTGGTTCTCCCCCAGCAGCTCTCACTTCTGTGAAAGCTGCTCCATTTGCTGCCCCTCTGAgccctgctggagctgctgcccaggcccctctgcctgctcctTCCTCAGTGTCTCCCAGCAGCCCAGGAGCTGCCCCACCTACTGTCCCAGTAACCCCTTCCTGTCCCCTTGTGGCACCATCTGCAAAGACATCTCCCCTGGGAGCAAGTCCCCTTTTCCTGCCAGCTTCAGCTGCTCTTCCTGAGGCTGTGACTTGTCCTCACACCCCAGGCTCTCCCCCTGTTGCTACCCCTCTCTGTCTTTTCACAGCACCAGCTGCAGTCTCTCCGGTTTGTGCCCCTGCAGCGCCAGCCTCTCCTGGGAGCCCTGCCTCTCTCCCTCTGGCTTCTGCTTTGGCCATGGCCTCTCCCCAGACCCCAACCCCTGACTCTCCCCTGCCCCCTCTCATTCCGCCTGAGTGCCCAGCTCTGGCAGGTGCCGTCTCTCCACCTGCTTTCCTGATTTCCCCCAAGGCAGCAGTCCCTTCATCACCCCCAGCCCCTTTGATACCAACTGGGATGTCACCTgggagccctgctgctgccccacaAGGCCCAGCCCCTGGCACTCCAGTTGTTCCTTCTGCGGCCCAGATCTGTCCTGCAGGCCCTGCCTCTCCCCTggcagcctctgctgctgctggttctcttcctgcagcaccAGCTTTGGCAGGTCCTGCTTCCTCCCCAGCTCCCATCACCGCTGTGGCAGCCAAAGCCACCCCTGCAGACCCTGCCTGTCCCATggctgccccagctgctgcccctgTTGCTGATGCAACACCAGTCACAGGAGCCCCAGTCCCTCCCTCTGTGCCAACGACACCTCCTGGGAGCCCAAACTCTCAGGCAGTGCCTGCTGTGGCCACTGTGGCAGCTCCAGTCGCTCCTGCACTgtccaaaacctctctgggagctgctgcatcTGCCGCAGGGACACCGGCTCCGATGAGTCCAGTTTCCCTGCAGACAGCTCCTTTGGCTGCTGCTCCATCTGCTCCTTCAGCCCCTGTCATCTCTTTACCCATCACATCAGCGATGGCAGCTCCATCCACCCCTCCAGCAGCCATATCTCCTCCCCTGAGCCCTGCCACTTCCCTTTCTGCTCCTGCCACTTTCCATTCTGCTCCTGCCACACCAGGactggcagctcctgctccacCAGCTCCATCCACCCCTCCGGCAGCCAAATCACCTCCTGTGAGCCCTGTGGCTGCCCCATCTgctcctcccaccccagccACACCAGGgcttgcagctcctgctgctccaccAGCTCCATCCACCCCTCCAGCAGCCAAATCACCTCCCGTGAGCCCTGTGGCTGCCCCATCTgctcctcccaccccagccACACCAGGgcttgcagctcctgctgctccaccAGCTCCATCCACCCCTCCAGCAGCCAAATCACCTCCCGTGAGCCCTGTGGCTGCCCCATCTgctcctcccaccccagccGCACCAGGgcttgcagctcctgctgctccaccAGCTCCATCCACCCCTCCAGCAGCCAAATCACCTCCCGTGAGCCCTGTGGCTGCCCCATCTgctcctcccaccccagccACACCAGGgcttgcagctcctgctgctccaccAGCTCCATCCACCCCTCCAGCAGCCAAATCACCTCCCGTGAGCCCTGTGGCTGCCCCATCTgctcctcccaccccagccATACCAGGACTGGCAGATCCTGCTGCTCCATCCACCCCTCCAGCAGCCAAATCGCCTCCCGTGGGCCCTGTGGCTGCCCCATCTGCTCCTCGCACCCCAGCCACACCAGGgcttgcagctcctgctgctccaccAGCTCCATCCACCCCTCCAGCAGCCAAATCGCCTCCCGTGAGCCCTGTGGCTGCCCCATCTGCACCTCCCACCCCAGCCTCACCAGGgcttgcagctcctgctgctccaccAGCTCCATCCACCCCTCCAGCAGCCAAATCACCTCCCGTGAGCCCTGTGGCTGCCCCATCTgctcctcccaccccagccGCACCAGGgcttgcagctcctgctgctccaccAGCTCCATCCACCCCTCCAGCAGCCAAATCACCTCCTGTGAGCCCTGTGGCTGCCCCATCTgctcctcccaccccagccGCACCAGGgcttgcagctcctgctgctccaccAGCTCCATCCACCCCTCCAGCAGCCAAATCACCTCCTGTGAGCCCTGTGGCTGCCCCATCTgctcctcccaccccagcctcaccagggcttgcagctcctgctgctccaccAGCTCCATCTACCCCTCCAGCAGCCAAATCACCTCCCGTGAGCCCTGTGGCTGCCCCATCTgctcctcccaccccagccACACCAGGgcttgcagctcctgctgctccaccAGCTCCATCCACCCCTCCAGCAGCCAAATTGCCTCCCGTGAGTCCTGTGGCTGCCCCATCTgctcctcccaccccagccGCACCAGGGCTCACAGCTCCTGGTGGCCCTTCACCAGCCAGATCATCCCCCATGAGCCCTGTGGCTGCCCCAtcagcccctgccccagctccagcccctccTGCTGCTAGCATGAGCCCTGTGCATGACATACtagctgcagctccaggagctgctgccgcATCTGTGCCCGTCTCTCCTGCTTGCCCAGTCCTGGGGGTTCCTGATGCCCTCCCTAAGCCATCTGCTGGGGTCACTGCCCCTGCAGCCTCCCCTGCTGTCAGTCCTGCCCCCCAGAAACCAGCTGCCAAGCTTCCTGCCTCTGCCACAGGGGGTAACCTCACCCCGCCTGCTTCCTCTGCACCTGCCGTTTCCCCCACTAAAAAGCAACCTCCTTCAGCTAAGCTCCCTAAGCTGGCTCCACGTGCCCCCCCATCCAAACCTCCATCAAAAGCCCCAGCCCCAATCTGTGCTGCTGTCGACGACGATGACCTGCCACCTCTGATCCCCCCAGAGGTGCCTGCTGTCGAACCGCCTTTGCAGCCCATCCTGGTGGACCTCTCACCCAGAGCAGCTGTGGCCCCTGCTGAGgccccagctcctccagctaAGCAGTCTGTGATGAAGAATGACAAGG GGTCCGGAACAGAATCTGACAGTGATGAATCTGTACCAGAACTTGAAGAACAAGACTCTACACAGGCCACGACACAGCAGGCACAG cttgcagcagcagctgaaatagATGAAGAACCTGTTAGCAAAGCTAAACAGAGTCGGAGTGAAAAGAAAGCACGAAAG gcaatgtCTAAGCTGGGCCTTCGCCAAGTCACAGGAGTAACCAGAGTCACCATTCGGAAATCTAAGAACATCCTCTTTGTCATCACAAAGCCAGACGTATACAAGAGCCCAGCATCAGACACCTACATCGTCTTTGGCGAAGCGAAG aTCGAGGATCTGTCCCAGcaggcccagctggcagctgctGAGAAGTTCAAAGTGCAAGGAGAAGCTGTCTCAAACATCCAAGAAAACACACAGACCCCCACCGTGCAGGAGGagagtgaggaggaagag GTTGACGAAACCGGTGTGGAAGTGAAAGATATCGAGCTGGTCATGTCCCAGGCGAACGTGTCCCGAGCAAAGGCAGTCCGTGCCCTGAAGAACAACAGTAACGATATTGTAAATGCTATAATG gaATTGACGATGTAG